The Ralstonia pickettii DTP0602 genome segment GGCGGCGGCGCTGTTCGCGCTCGTGACCCAGGCCATGGGCTGAAGACGCGCCAGGCTGCGGAAAGCGCACTGCCAAACAATCTGCTGCCACGGCCCGCATAACAGCAGCGTGCTTCGTTCAGTCCCCTCAATGCAGCATCCCGCCATGTTCAGCCTGCCGTAATCTTGAGGCATAGGCCAGCCTGTTGTGCTGCGCACACGAATGGACGCGAACGGACCCTGCCATGACCCAACTCACCGACCTGCCCCAGCTCGCCGCGCTTGAAGCCGCCGATCGCGCACACCTTATCCACCCTGTGTCGCCGTGGCGCGTGCACGAGCAGCGCGGCCCCACGGTGCTGTCGTCGGGCCGCGGCGCGTGGCTGACCGACGCCAACGGCCACGAAGTGCTCGATGCCTTCGCCGGGCTGTGGTGCGTCAACGTGGGCTACGGCCAGGAAAGCGTGGTGCAGGCCGCCGCCGAGCAAATGCGCCGCCTGCCCTACGCTACCGGCTACTTCCATTTCAGCAGCGAGCCGGCGATCCGCCTCGCCGACAAGCTGGTGCAGATCACGCCCCGCTCGCTGAACCACGTATATCTCACTCTCGGCGGCTCCGAGGCGGTCGATACGGCGGTGCGTTTCATCACGCAGTACTTCAACGCCACCGCGCGCCCGTCGAAGAAGCACTTCATCTCGCTGGAGCGCGGCTACCACGGCTCCTCGTCGACGGGCGCCGGCCTCACCGCCCTGCCTGCGTTCCACCGCGGCTTTGACCTGCCGCTGCCGACGCAGCACTACATCCCCTCGCCCAATCCCTACCGCGCCGCCGATCCCACCGATGCGCAAGGCATCATCGCCGCCTCGGTGGCGGCACTGCGCGCGAAAGTCGCCGAGCTGGGCGCGGACAATGTGGCCGCGTTCTTCTGCGAACCGATCCAGGGCTCCGGCGGCGTGATCGTGCCGCCCAAGGGCTGGCTCAGGGCCATGCGCGACGCGGCGCGCGAGCTGGACATCCTGTTCGTCGTCGACGAGGTCATCACGGGCTTCGGCCGCACCGGCCCCATGTTTGCCTGTGATGCCGAAGACGTCGCGCCGGACATCATGACGCTGGCCAAGGGCCTCACCGCCGGCTACGTCCCGATGGGCGCGACGCTGATCTCCGACCAGGTCTATGCCGGCATTGCCGATGGCGCACCCGGCGCAGCGCCCATCGGCCACGGCGCCACGTATTCGGCCCACCCGGTCAGTGCGGCAGTGGCGCTGGAAGTCCTGCGGCTGTATGAGGAAGGGGGCATCCTGGCCAATGGGCAGCGTGGCGCGGCAACCTTCGCAGCCGGACTGGATGCGCTGCGCAGTCATCCGCTGGTGGGCGACTCGCGCCATCGCGGGCTGCTGGGCGCGCTGGAACTGGTCAGCGACAAGGCCAGCAAGCGCGGCTTCGACGCATCGCTGGGCCTGTCCGATCGCATTGCCGCGACCGCCTACCGCAACGGCATCGTGTTCCGCGCCTTTGGCGACAATATCCTCGGCTTTGCCCCGGCGCTGACGTACACGGAACACGAATTCGAGCTGATGTTCGCGCGCGTGAAGCAGACGCTCGACGACGTGCTCGCCTTCCCCGAGGTGCGTGCCGCGCTTGCGAGCTGAGATAGCAGCAGTCAGACCATTGTTCCAAACCAACGCCGAGCCGCCGCCCATGCCCGACAACGCTCCCCCACTGCCTGCGCGATTCATGCGGCTGGCAGAATCCGACCGTCCCGCCATCACCCTGCGCATCGATGGCCAAACTGCCACTGCACTGGCGGGTGACACCCTTCTGGTCGCCCTGCTGCTGCATGGCCGGCGCGTGCGCGACAGCGAATTCGGCGACGGCCCGCGCGCGGGCTTCTGCCTGATGGGCGCCTGCCAGGACTGCTGGGTATGGACGCCCGCCGGCGAGCGCCTGCGCGCCTGTTCCACGCCTGCCGAGGCCGGCATGGAAGTGCTGACCCGACCGCCCGCGCACCACTGGCCCGCGACGCCAGACCTGCAGGAATCGCTCGCGCGCCACGCGCCGGGAGCCGCCGCATGAACGCGCCATCAGTATCGCCCCGCATCGTCGTGGTCGGCACCGGCCCCGCCGGCGTACGCGCGGCCCAGGCACTGGTGCAGGCCGGGCTGCGCCCTACCGTGATCGACGAAGGCCGGCGCGACGGCGGCCAGATCTACCGCCGCCAACCCGAAGGCTTCAAACGCTCCTACGCCAAGCTCTATGGCAGCGAGGCCGACAAGGCCCAGGCGCTGCACCGCGACTTCGACGCACTGCGCGCGCAGATCGACTACCGCCCTAACACGCTGGCGTGGAACCTGACCGAGGGCGAGCTGCACGTCGTGCGCGAGGACGAGCCGCAGACGCTGCCCTTCGACGCACTGCTGGTGTGCTCCGGTGCCACCGACCGGCTCATGCCGGTGCCCGGCTGGCACCGCGCCGGCTGCTACAGCCTGGGCGCCTCGCAGATCGCGCTGAAGGCACAGGCCTGCGCCATCGGTACGCAAGTCGTCTTCCTCGGCAGCGGGCCGCTGCTCTACCTGGTGGCCTCGCAGTACGTGCAGGCCGGCGCGCGCGTGGCGGCGGTACTCGACACCGCCCCCGCTAATAAATCCTGGGGCGCCATTGCCGGCCTGCTGGCGCGCCCCCGGCTGGCGCTGCGCGGGCTCGGACTGATCCGCGGTCTCAAGCATGCCGGCATACCGGTGCTGCAGGGCGTGACCCCGCTGGCGATCGACGGCGATGACCGCCTTGGCGTGCAGGCCGTGACCGTGCGCGATGCGCGCGGGCGCGAGCAGCGCTTCGAATGCGACGCCGTGGGCCTGGGCTGGCACCTGCGCGCCGAGACGCAACTGGCCGACCTCGCGCGCTGCGAGTTCGCCTTCGAACCCGTGAGCCGCCAGTGG includes the following:
- a CDS encoding (2Fe-2S)-binding protein, producing the protein MNAPSVSPRIVVVGTGPAGVRAAQALVQAGLRPTVIDEGRRDGGQIYRRQPEGFKRSYAKLYGSEADKAQALHRDFDALRAQIDYRPNTLAWNLTEGELHVVREDEPQTLPFDALLVCSGATDRLMPVPGWHRAGCYSLGASQIALKAQACAIGTQVVFLGSGPLLYLVASQYVQAGARVAAVLDTAPANKSWGAIAGLLARPRLALRGLGLIRGLKHAGIPVLQGVTPLAIDGDDRLGVQAVTVRDARGREQRFECDAVGLGWHLRAETQLADLARCEFAFEPVSRQWLPRIDTDGRSSTRGVYLAGDGARILGADGAEAAGRLAALAALADLGHERGRAQYAAESAALRRTLGQMDRFRQGLARAFPWPHTQAAALPDAAVVCRCEAVTVGELRRCVTELDSQEVNRAKAFSRVGMGRCQGRFCSHAAAEIVAQACGIPVEQVGRLRSQAPVKPLMMNTHEVQP
- a CDS encoding oxydoreductase (2fe-2S ferredoxin like subunit): MFQTNAEPPPMPDNAPPLPARFMRLAESDRPAITLRIDGQTATALAGDTLLVALLLHGRRVRDSEFGDGPRAGFCLMGACQDCWVWTPAGERLRACSTPAEAGMEVLTRPPAHHWPATPDLQESLARHAPGAAA